A genomic segment from Corythoichthys intestinalis isolate RoL2023-P3 chromosome 2, ASM3026506v1, whole genome shotgun sequence encodes:
- the prkx gene encoding cAMP-dependent protein kinase catalytic subunit PRKX, with protein sequence MASSKADTAVSNCSKENVRSSGPSGDASDNLQRYCLDDLMSIATVGTGTFGRVYLVRDKNSRIFYALKQMRIPDVIRLKQEQHVHNEKAVLKEVNHPFLIQLFWTHHDECFLYMLMDYVPGGELFSYLRSRGRFSNTTGLFYASEIVCAIEYLHSKDIVYRDLKPENILLDREGHIRLTDFGFAKKLSDRTWTLCGTPEYLAPEVIQSKGHCRAVDWWALGILIFEMLAGHPPFFDDNPFGIYQKILAGKLDFPRHLDFYVKDLIKKFLVIDRARRLGNMKNGADDVKKHRWFKAIEWESVPLRKLKPPIVPKVSHEGDTTNFEVYPNDEWKKDPSVPPRDLEIFKNF encoded by the exons ATGGCGTCCTCCAAAGCAGATACCGCAGTTAGCAATTGTTCCAAAGAAAATGTCCGTAGTAGCGGTCCCTCGGGTGACGCATCGGACAACCTCCAGAGGTATTGTCTTGATGATCTGATGAGCATCGCCACAGTAG GCACTGGAACTTTTGGTCGCGTATACCTAGTTCGTGACAAGAACAGCAGGATCTTTTATGCCCTGAAGCAAATGAGGATACCTGATGTGATACGCCTGAAGCAGGAGCAGCATGTACACAACGAGAAGGCGGTTCTAAAAGAGGTCAACCACCCCTTCCTCATACAACT GTTTTGGACGCACCATGATGAATGCTTCCTTTATATGCTAATGGACTATGTGCCCGGCGGCGAGCTTTTCAGCTACCTTCGTAGCCGAGGCCGCTTCAGTAACACCACTGGTCTCTTCTACGCCTCTGAGATTGTCTGTGCTATTGAATACCTCCACTCCAAAGATATAGTTTACCGTGACCTGAAGCCAGAGAACATCCTGCTGGACAGGGAAGGGCACATCCGGCTGACTGACTTTGGCTTTGCCAAGAAGCTTTCTGACAG AACCTGGACTCTGTGCGGCACTCCAGAGTATCTTGCGCCAGAAGTCATCCAGAGCAAAGGTCATTGCCGTGCAGTGGACTGGTGGGCTCTTGGCATTCTCATCTTTGAAATGTTGGCTGG GCACCCACCATTTTTTGATGACAATCCATTTGGAATCTATCAGAAAATTCTGGCGGGAAAACTAGATTTCCCGCGTCATCTGGATTTTTATGTCAA agaccTAATCAAGAAATTTCTAGTAATTGACCGAGCTAGACGACTTGGGAACATGAAG AATGGAGCAGATGACGTAAAAAAGCACCGATGGTTTAAGGCCATTGAATGGGAGTCTGTTCCGTTAAGAAAACTGAaa CCGCCAATAGTTCCCAAAGTCTCCCATGAAGGCGACACAACTAACTTTGAAGTTTATCCCAATGATGAATGGAAAAAGGACCCATCTGTTCCACCAAGGGACTTGGAGATCTTCAAAAATTTCTAA